CAGCAGAACCATCGACACCGCCACCTGCTAGCTCATTCATCACATTGCAGATTTTCTCAATGTCATCATCGTATGCTTGCAGCAGCAAACCTGAGCCATCATGCTCCAGGTGTGGCCTCACCCAGCTGTCAGTCTCTTTGGTGCCATAGCTATGAAAAGAACTGTAAGTGTCCGATGAAATGTTGTTGCTTGAGCTGCTGGATGCAGATGCCCGTTTTCTCATAGACCGGCTCTCGATTCCATTTATGGAGTCAACTTCGATGCAACCACCTAAAAGGCTTTGAGTATTCTCACACGAGTCCAATTCCTTGTAAACATTGGCCATGTCCACATTACAGTTCTTGTTGATGAAAATGTCATCACCTCCTAAGCTTTCTGTTCTTGCAGTCTCATCCTCCTGTGAAGTTCGTCGGTCCTGAAACTTGTATTTCAGCGATGACAGCCTTGTGTCACTGAGGTCATACTGCGACTTTCTTTTCTTAATTGGACTGTCAATGGGGTAAATTTTCTTCACGCTGTTGGAGCTGGAACTAAACAATAGCATTATAGTATGAGATATTACAAACCTAAATTTTATTTGCACATAACAGAGCATTAACCGATCAAATAGCCAACACAAAATATTCTCTATCTGTGAGAAGCAAGAGTATCTATCAGCACTTACAAGTAAAACAAGTGTGATTCATCACTCCCACTCTCCCATTTTGGTCGGTACTTTATTTAAGAGTTCTAAAAATATTCCTACCAAGCAAAACTGGAAACCAGTTTTACAGAACCAATATGAAACTCACAATGTGAGGTGGAGGCCCAGACTTAAATGCACTAGTTTTCCTACTTGACAAATGATTTTCTCATTTCGTTCAGCCACCACACTAGCTTTTCAGTCTCTTTTAATGATCCAATTTCCGAACATGTCCAATAGTTCTGATCAAGGTAAGGCCGCATCCGGCATTGCGGTGTATTATGACATTCTAGCTTTTCAACCAGTTTTGGGCTATTTACCTTTTGGCTAAATAAGTTTTATGCATGTTTGAGATATGAAAAATCTGAATGGCAGGCATCGGAACTACACCTTGCCAATTTCACATGCATACAACTCCATATCTAtatggctgtgtgcatcctatgatGCAGAGACCGGGCAATCCCCTTTtcgaaaagaaaaaaacaaatcCATATATCTATCGAATACAATTTCAGGTTGCTACATGCGCCAGGTTCATGTACCTCAACATCTCTACATATTTACATGAATTTCTATCCAACATCTTATACCGCAAGATATTTTGGTTAATCTctcaaaaaataagaaaaaaataTGATATTTTGGTGAAGATTTGCATTGTCACAGCAGACCAGCGAACCATACCAATGTTGTAATATGTCATCTAGACCATGAACGATTAATCCCAGTTACCAAATTGACTTTCTCCGGTGTAACCTTGTGTATGACCAACCTAGTATAGGCCTATTTACATGCACGCAACACCTTAGATATAAAGTTGGAGGTGCTATCTGCTACGAAGTGTCAACTGCCATCTCTTTCCAGTGAAGCGAGATGAAAGAGACAGAGAAAGTACTGTAACTAACATCCAGAAAGGGAAAACCTTATCAGCTGGCCATTCAATAGGGAATGCTAACCGCTTGCTTTCAGTGTACGCCGGCTTAACTCCAACCTATTTGTGTTGCAGTATTATCCACCGTAACACAAATTCTGCCTAACCTTGCGCAGCTACCTCCGTCACAGACCCCACATATTTTCTTGGCAAAGTTCACCCGCACTCCTCCGATCCACCCAATCGTGAGCTTAAACGCAAACTAGCAAGCCAAAAGTAGTAAGAAACACGCGAAACACTTGGCTTTCCACTTTGAACTTGGAATTAGACAAGACCACAGGTTATAATCAGCTACAGTGGCAGAACCTCATAATCGATCCCCCATTTTCTCCGATGAAAATTTCAGTATCTCGCCCGGGTCGCATCCAAGCACTCTGCCTTAGCTATGAGCTTACTTGCTAACCGAAGCAAAGGAACAGCGAACATGGACAGATCAATGAGCTCCAACTAATGGCCGGCGAATCAGCACAGCGAGCTGATTGCCGGTCCAGGATGGAGGAGAGGAAGAGGGTGTCTCACTCACCAGCCTCCGAAGCTTTCGGTCTTCTGGTTGGTggaagccgccgccgcagccgcctcGTACCCTGCCATCCCACGACCTCCTCCGCCGTGATCCATTTGAGGCAGAGTGGGGCAGAGGACAGGGGTGTGGTAGTATCTTCTCAAGTGGCGGTGTGGCTTTAGGAAATGGAGAGGAGAATGGACTGCGCACACACGTCGATGGTTTTGGCTGCGGCCGCTCGCATGTCACCGGGGCCCCGCCGATTCGGCGATGCCTATCGGGTCTCGGGCGTCGGGATATATGCTGCGGAGCTGAGTTGGAGGGGCACTGTTTGGTGTGTGCTTTTCATTCATTCTACACAAGTACAACAGCCGGAGATCGAGGTCCGATCACAGACGATCCTGGCACCCACGTGACGCGCACGGGAAGCCCATGCTGTCGAGAGAACAATGGAAGAGAGTAGTACGACGGACCATCACAGATCCAAATGCTCCAATTATATGCCATCTAAACAGAACGGATCTCTATGCCACTCCTAGGTGCTTGAAAAGAATCGCATACAAATTTACACAATGTTTGATCAAGTTATGGAAAAAAAATATCGACACCTACAACACCAAATTAGTATCATTTGTATTTTCATAATAGCTACTATCTCTGTATTTTATCCGGGCATTGGATACCATATTCACTCCGTTAGATTCTGACACATGTacgatctactccctccgttcctaaatatttgtctttctagagatttcaaatggtcACCACATACTgatatatatagacatattttagagtgtagattcactaattttgttccgtatgtagtcaccatttgaaacctctagaaagacaaatatttaggaacaggggaGTAAAACACTTCATGGTTGagcttaagcataatgcacaaacctcattTTGGGATGGAGAGAGTATTTGCAATGAACAATATGCACAAACCACATCATATACACTTCTCATTTGTTCTAGACTCTTTCATACTTTTTTTTCAAACTTTTGTTCTAAAATAACTACCATCCACACATTAATTTATAACGTTTTTGTTCAAGGCTATGACACTTTCATATAATCTATTTGTCTTTGAAGATGCAATGCCAGCCACTCAAAACTACAATATCATGTAGCATTATACTATGTAGTCTACGATATTTTGTAGCATTAATTTGATTTTGAACGGGATGAACTACGACAATTAAATAAACATCTACATGTCTAGATGATATAAGGGCATCTCAAACGTGGACCCTCAAACCGCCTGCATACGTCCGGACCGTTTTTGCCATCCAATGCGGTCATGTATCCGTCCGCTAGCAACACCAGATGTCTTTTTCCTGCACCGAAAGCAAACCGGGGGTcgttgcgggcgtccggaccacTGCCACACACGCGTCCGACAACCTGACCCCACCCAAATCCCCTCCCGCCTCTCCTACGCTTTCTATTTTACGCGCGCGCCGCTTCCCGCGTCGCATTCATGTCGGCCCAGAGCATGCAGCGCCCAACATTGATCTTGCGCGATGTGATCGGACGGGAGTGCGGCTCTGACCGACGCGGCCTCTCGGGCGACACTGCTTCGTGGGAAACGGGCTCCGCCGCGGCCGGTGATAGACAAGGTTAGAATAGCCTAGCCTAGTTCGCTATGGTGTAGTTGAAATATGTCTGAAATGTAAATGTTTTTGTTCGATTTATATGAAAAGCATCcagtttgcatgaatttcgttcGGTTCATAATTCGCTTTGAAATGTATGCGGGGAGGGTTGGATGGTTGGCTCCCGCATCAGTGTTCATGGGCTGATCCCCACCGGTCCGCGGACAGATACAATGTCCAATTTGAGCGTCAACATTGCACATGCCCTAAAGTGgcatttattcataatttggttgccaaatctcatgcatgcaatgcacTTGTACCTCACTAGTGGCATTATGGTTGTTGATAGTTGTTTTCACCCCTGCCTCCCCGCTCCCCTAGCCTTTCCTCTCCCCCGCCGGCGGCCACTCCGGCCCCGGCGTACACTCTCCCTTCGTCCTCACCGGTGGCCTGCCTGGTTTGGGCGCTCTCCCGTCCCCATGGCTGACGGTTCGCGCAGTCCGCCGTCGGTCTCCTCCACTTACCCGCGGGAGAGGCCCGTGGTGTCGGGGCTGGGGCTCTCGGCCTCGCCCGGTTCGGCGCGCTCTTTGTCtgctggcacggcggcggcggctgaggtggcggtcccgGAGCAAGGCTGGAACAGGCCGGGGCTGTCCCGCAAGGACATGTGGAGGCGCCGCCGTGCTCTGCGTCGCCAGCAGGGTGCTGGCGGCCAGACCGGTGCGGACTCCCCCACTTCATCGGAGAGAAGACATATCCCGCCGGACCTCTACGGGCTCTGTTTCAGATGcttccaagatgggcacaggagACAAGACTACAACAACGATCCCCTCTGCATCCGCTGTGGCTACGTCGGGCACGTCTCCTCGCAGTGCACCCTGTCACGCAGCCCTATGTCAGAGGAGGAGCTCCGGCGAGCGGTGATTGCCAAGGTTGCCAGGCGGCAGCCGGCACCGAGGCGGTCACCACCTTTGGGGGAGAGGCTGATGGAGCCTAGGCAGAGCGCGCTGCCGACGCGCATCTCGCCAGTCGCGCCCAGCTTCCCCCATGAGGTAGCCGGTGCTGCCTTCTTGGAGGTGCCAGCGGAGGTGTGCATCGTGCAGCGCTCGGTGGGCATGGATGATCTAGAGCGGAGGCTCCAGTTGGCGGTGGTGGCGTACGTGGGTGGCTCCAGGCCGCCAACATCCTGCGCGGTGGCGGCGGAAGCGATTTCGGCACAGTTGGGCATTCCAAGGCACAAGTTTTCCGTCCATAAATTTCACCCGGAGGACTATCTGGTGGTGTTTGCGGCACACGAGTTCAGGAACAGGGCGCTGGCGGTGCCGTTCGTGGAGCATCAGGGCGTCAAGATCTTCTTCAGGCCATGGCTTCGGCAGGCGCAGGCAACATCAAGGCTCATGCGCGTCCAAGTGGACCTCATGATTGAAGGGATCCCCTCGCATGCCTGGTCTTGGGACACGACAGCGGAGCTTCTTGGCAGTTCTTGCCACATCGACGAGCTTGCGCCTGAAACAGAGAGCAGGGAGGATCTCTCGTTGTTCAAGCTGCGTGCCTGGTGCGTAGATCCTGACGAGGTGCCTGTTTTTCGGCGCTTCTGGGTGCCGGAGCCGCCGGAGTTGGTTCTGGACCCCGCGGCGCGTCGCATCAGGCATCGGCAGCTGCTGGAGTATCCTGCGTTCATCCATATTGGCAAGCTATGGGATTTCAACTCGCCGGACAACTGGAGGAGAGCAGGTTCGGATGGAGACAGCGGGCAGAGCGGGCTGCCGGACAGTGCGGACGGATCGTTCTCGGGCGGCGAGTGGACGGTGCACCAACGTGGTCGCGTGGTGTCTGCGATGACCGTGGTGCTGGCCAGAGAGGCCAGGggccggcgacgggcggcggctcaggctgCAGATCCTACAGGCAGGTGCTGGTAGGTAGGCTGGGGCCCTCTGACTGGAGGATACCGGCCATGATGTCGGAGGTGCCAGTGGGGCAGCTTATCCCACGCAATGCTGTGGTGAGTAGACCAGTGGCACGACCAGGACCAAGAGATTCAAAAATGCACCAAACCCGGGGGCTACGCTGGTGGGACTGGCCCCACAGGTGGCCAATGTGGTGGTGCCAGCAGTTGGGCTGGTCACGCCGAGTCTTGGGATTGCCACGGGTGAGAAGAGACAAACCCCGCAGGTGGAGGCTTCGGAGCATGTGGTCTCCCAGCTGGCATTGGATCGTGGTGCAGGCCCCGAGGCAGACAAAGTGCTGGTTGGTGCTCAGGATATGGGTGTAGAGCCACAGGAGTCGGAACAATTGGCGCGGATCGAGATTGGATAGGGCCGGGATCCGGTGCGGTCACCGCAGTGCTCGAGCAGAGAGACCGAGGTGGTGTTGGGGGATTCCAGGGCACATTTGATCCGGCAGGAGGCTGATCAGGTTGCACAGGCTGGGGACACCGAGGGAGGCACGCGGGCAACTGGCTGGGACCCGGTGTCGGATGTGATTGCCTCTGACTCCCGGCCTGAGGCTCTGGTAGGGTCGGTGATGGAGACCGTATCCTCCTCGGATGGCGAGCGGGTGGGGCCCGTGGCGACCGGTTAGGAGATTGTTTTGGCATCTCCGGGGCGGGACCCAGACCGCATGCAGTTGGTGGGGGCGTTTGACATGACCACGTCAGGAGCCATGCAAAGGGAGGAGGCGGGCCTTTCGGACAAAGAGCAAGTTGCTTTGGGTAATATCTAATCCTTCTGCTCCGGTCTGCTGAAAAAATTGGCGCCACCACTTCTAAAGGAGATCGAGTCCATGAGAGGTGTGCGTTCGGGACAAGACCCGTTCACACCAAGGCGCAACACATGGTCCACTGGTGCTGGCAACCCGTACCAAGTCTAGGGCTTCGGCGGCAGAAACTGTTCTGCTCAAAGCTCTTGGCATCGCGGAGGACGACCTCGCCGTTTAGGATGGAGCGTTGGAGCAGCTGCGGGTCATCTTTGACTCGCCGCTACGCGAGCCTCAGCTCAAGGCGATAGCGGCCATCTTCGGGAAAACGGTGCCGGTTAACCTTACCGGTACTATGGAGAGTGTGATGGTCATGTAGAGTGGTCGGGCGAGTACGGACATTGGAGCACCCCTGCTTCCAAATGTCGTACACATCTCTGGAGATGGTTTGCTGGAATGTGAGAGGGCTCAACAGCCCAGCGAAGAAGGATGCGCTTAGGGAGCTCGCTGACTCGATGAAAGTAGCTATATGGTGTATTTTAGAGACTAAGGTCGTGCATGTAGACACATACATTATCATGCAGTGCTTAGGGCTGGCTTATGATGGTTTTGTGTATCTTCCTTCGTCTAATACTCGTGGGGGCATTTTTATTGCTTGGACTCCTCGAAGGTGTCAATATCCAACATGGTGCTGGATTCTAACTTCATCATGGGCTACGTTTCCCCTAGGGAGGGACAACCTTGGTGGCTATCGGTCGTGTATGGACCACAGGAGGATGCGCAAAAGATTACCATGATGGAGGTGCTGACAACTAGATGAGGTCTCTACCCGGGGCCGTGGATGGCAGTGGGCGATTTCAACATGATTCTGAATGCATTAGACAAAAACAACTCTCTCTTGGACAGGAGAATGATGGGTCGTTTCAAGAGGTTTGTGGATGACAATGCTCTCAAGGAGCTGTTCTTACATGGCAGGCGGTTCACGTGGAGCAACGAGAGAGAAAACCCCACCTTGACCAAGATAGACCGGGCCCTAGTGTCGGTGGACTGGGAGCTCGCGTACCCGGAGTGTTTGTTGCAGGCCCTCTCCACCAACACATCTGATCACTGTCCCCTGTTTCTATCAATGGAAGACCAGCTACAACCGAGGAAAAGATTTAGATTTGAGTTGTTTTGGGTGAAGCTGGACGGATTCTTGGATGCAGTGCATGATGGATGGACTTGTGAGGAGAGCATCACGGACCCTTTTGTTCGGTTGGATGTGCTGCTTAGGAATTGTGCGAAGCACCTAACAGCTTGGGGCCAGCGGAAAGTCGGGAACATTAAGATCCAGATTGCGATCGCGAATATGGTAATCTTACGCTTGGATTGCGCTCAAGAGAGGCGATTGCTGTCGGATGGTGAACGATGGCTACGATGAGCTCTGAAGCTTTTGGTTATGGGACTGGCCTCACTGGAAAGAACTATAGCAAGGCAATGTTCCTGTCTACGATGGTCGCAGAAGGGCGACGCTAATACCAAGTTATTCCACTTGGTGGCAAATGGGAGGAAAGGAAAAAACTTCATACCCACGATCTCAGTGGATGGTCGCACTATAACAGACCAGGCTGGGAAGGAGGAGGCGTTCTTCGAGGCTTGTAGCGAGTTGCTTGGCACCTGTGCACCTCGCGAGCACACGCTGGATTTGGAGTTCTTGGGCATCGAACAAGTAGACCTGGCCGACCAAGACATGGTATTTCAAGAGGAGGAAATTTGGAATGTGGTGAAGGACATGCCCTCGGATCGCGCACCGGGGCCGGATGGTTTTATTGGGATTTTCTTCCAGAAATCATGGACGATCGTCAAGCGGGATGTGATTGCTGCTATGCATAAGTTCTTTATCAACAATGGGCATGGATTTGGGAGGCTCAACCAGGCGCTGATCACGTTGATCCCTAAAAAACCGGATGCTTGCCAGATCAATGAGTTTAGGCCAATCTGTTTGCTTCATAGCATCCCGAAGATGGCCTCGAAGCTGTTGGCAACGCGGTTGCGGCCGCGTATGAGTGAGTTGGTCCACGTGAACCAATCGGCCTTCATCAAGGGAAGGAATATCCACGATAACTTTTTGCTTGTGAGACAGCTGGCAAGGAAACTTCACAAAAGGAAGACGAAGGGAGTAATGCTCAAGTTGGATATCTCGCGCGCGTTTGACTCCTTGTCGTGGCCTTTTCTTTTCGAGGTGCTACGGGCAAAAGGCTTCTCGAGCACTTGGAGATCCTGGATTTCGATCCTCCTCAGGACTGCCAGCTCGTGAGTGGTGGTAAATGGATGCGCAGGCTGGAAGTTTATGCATGCTTGTGGTTTAAGACAGGGGGACTCCATTTCCCCGCTCCTGTTTGTCATTGCGATGGATGTTCTCACGTCCCTGGTGATCAAGGCACATGAATTAAATGTGGTCAGCAAGATGCCAGGTTGCACGCCAATGCAAAGACTCTCGCTGCAcgctaatgatgtgatcatgtttATTCGGCCTTGGAGATCGGACCTTTGGTTCCTCCAGCATGCGCTCTCGATCTTTGGTGAAGCATCGGGTCTCAGGGTCAACTTCACTAAATCCTCGGCTGTTTTGATCCGATCTGACGAAGAGGATGAGGAGCTGGTGCGTCAGGCGTTGCCTTGGCGGATGGAGAAGTTTCCCATCAAGTATCTAGGGCTCAAGTTGGGGATCAAGCAACTCACGAGATCAGACTAGCAGCGCATTATGGACAGCGTGTTGAAACTAATGCCAGGATGGCAACGCGGCATGGTGACTAGGCCGGGCCGCCTGATCCTTGTTAATCAGGTGGTGCACGCGCGGCCCACGCACCATCTGATCGTGGCTGAGGCACCCAAGTGGGTGCTGGAGAAGATTGATAAGGGTTGCCGCGCGTTCTTTTGGGCTGGGACTGAGGAGATCCAGGGAGGCAAGTGCGCGGTTGCTTGGAAAAGGGTGTGCCGTCCCAAAGAGTTGGGAGGCCTTGGAATCATGGATCTTTACAAACAGGGACTGACGCTCAGATTAAGGTGGGAGTGGTTGAAGCAGACAGATAAGGATCGACCTTGGCAAGGTTTGAACCTCAACTCGGGCAAAGATGTGACGAAGGCTTTCGACGGCTTGGTAAAATGGAATGTTGGCAAGGGTTCGCAAGTGCTGTTCTGGCGGGATAGTTGGATCAATGGTTCTAACATCAGCCAGATCGCGCCACTTCTCATTCGCAAGGTCAGGAAGCAAGTGGTTAATAGGAGGAAGGTCAATGAAGCGCTTCTCTTCCACGCTTGGACCCAGGATATTAGGGGTGACATGAACACAGAGGAGCTGCTCCGGTTCATAAGAATGTGGGAGATAATGCTCCAAATGGAGCTAAGGCCAAACATGGAGGACGTCCCAATCTGGCAGTGGGAGGCTAGCGGCACTTTTTTGGCAAAGTCTGCCTACAAGATGATGTGCCATGGAGGCGTTCGGTTTCAATGTGCTTTGGCAGTTTGGCGATGTTGGGCTACGCTAACGTGTAAGATCTTCATGTGGCTAGCACTTCAACACAGGATTTGGACATCTGACCGTAGGCACATGCATGGATTGCAAGAGCATAGTTCGCCCTGCTTCCTGTGTGAGCAGGAGGAGAACACGGTCGAGCACCTTCCCGTGCAATGTGTGTATGCCAGGCAAGTATGGTTTCTCAGTTTCAGGAGACTTGGCATCGACACTGAGCTCACGCCTACCAGGGACCATACACTGGGCGATTGGTGGATGGCCTCCAGGAAGCGCATCAACAAGAGGGGTCGCCAAGGTTTCGATACCCTATGCACATCGGCATGTTGGAACATTTGGAAACAGAGGAACGACAGAGTTTTTCGCAACAACACCACGGCTTCAGAAGCGGAAGTAGCTGAGGCAGTCCACAAGGAATTCCTTCTGTGGGCAGCAGTGCGAGGAAGAGGAGAACCCAATATCATAGAGTAGTCGCTTTGTGTGTGTGGAGTGGATGTCGTGGTGACAGCCGCTTGTGGCTGGGCACCGGAATATAACCTCTTGTAATTATTTCTCTATCTTCTATAAAGCTAAGGTACGCATTTTGCGTACTCTCGAAAAGATAGTTGTTTtcacaaacttggtcaaactttcaCATGTTTGCCTTTAGACAATATTTAGGGCATCTACAACCATGATAGGCTAATTTTGCCCCCAAACATTCGCCGGACGCGCACAATTAGTGTCTGGGCATGTCCAATTTAAGCTCCTATTTGTCTGTCTCTACAACCACACTCTCTCAAATTGCCTCCTTAGTTTAAACATTTCAAGCATGTAGTTCAGCAGCCAATAGGAGAAGCAACTCAGCAACCGACACGTATTTGTCCGTCTCTACAACCACACTCCCAAAAATTGAGCACGCACGCAAGTAGCTCAACGGCCAATAATCCTACACTCACGGGCAAACATGGAGGTTTTACGAACGCGTTTAATACTAATTAATTTCTCCCCCTAAAATTCAGGGGGTGGGGACctgttgaaaatatgccctagaggcaataatattgtattattatatttccattcCATTTTTATAATTAAGAAtttatatttcatgctataactgctatgatcctagaatatgtgattcagtggaaaactcatatgcacgtgtggaatgataaacgaCAAAGAATAGATTcctagtctcgcctctaagactgactcaagtgttgttggtgatcatatTTTCCagatcttaggatatcgttaagtgtgacgatagtcctaaaacaacattgagagtatgacgTTAGAAGAACGTTCATATTGAATTGACCCAAACTTATTTGTTATACTCTAAGATAATATCGTCTGAAATCAATTGTTATATCATGAAGTGTTAACATGTGTTTTTAGTTCCTTAGGACATGAGAGTATCGTAGCCACTTCCTACCGTACGGTGtactttggggttgctcaaacgtcatctgtaacacgatgatcataacaacaacttataggttcatcggaaagtttgacaggggactagatagctcaagagtgggatttgctcctctgatgatggagagatattcttagggccctctcggtgtgacggaatccatcatcatctggccagacattggtgactatgtcacggggatgccagaacacttcaacgagaaagaagaacaaaaccggcaacgaggatgtcggtatagtgagcatgtgaATGACTCGGGAGGATGCCGATGCATCTCGGGTTTTATAATGTATCGTGAAGCAAAGGAAACATCACATGAAAACCAAAGGTTCACTCAGACGTCGTTCGTGTAATCACGGGAATCGATATGGACTTCCACGATTCCTCTATCGGTCATTGAATGAAGGGGTTTCGTTCATATCTATGATTTACCGAACCTATCAAGAATTTATTTGTCGAATTGTTCCATTGATATTCGGAATAGTTTCGAGAGGAACTGGAAGCGTTTcagggtcaccggaagggtttcagAGTTTATCAGGCAATACCGGATATTACCGATAaataatatataggtggaaaatgtttctGGAGATGTTAAATTAATAATAAAAGGATCTAGTAATTATTAGAAGGCTTTTATAATTAATTGAATACCAATGGGCCTTAAGAGGCCTAGTGGTGGAAGGAGAATTGCGCCAACATGGCCAAATTAGGGGAGGCGCCCCCGTTTTCCTAGTGGGAGCTAGAGgcctaattggactaggggagagACTCCTCCCTCCCCTAGGTCGGCACACTAAGGAGGGGAGCCTTCCCTCCTCCCCTCTCAACCTATATAACTAGAGGCTTTGGGCTATTTTGAACACACAacttttggagcctcctctagtcttctagttctagttctagttctagttgatCAA
This genomic window from Aegilops tauschii subsp. strangulata cultivar AL8/78 chromosome 4, Aet v6.0, whole genome shotgun sequence contains:
- the LOC109778687 gene encoding uncharacterized protein isoform X1, with amino-acid sequence MDHGGGGRGMAGYEAAAAAASTNQKTESFGGCSSSNSVKKIYPIDSPIKKRKSQYDLSDTRLSSLKYKFQDRRTSQEDETARTESLGGDDIFINKNCNVDMANVYKELDSCENTQSLLGGCIEVDSINGIESRSMRKRASASSSSSNNISSDTYSSFHSYGTKETDSWVRPHLEHDGSGLLLQAYDDDIEKICNVMNELAGGGVDGSADRIMDETLYSNGIDDFMILPASKNGEKKKKLTIDQEFEQYFSKLML
- the LOC109778686 gene encoding uncharacterized protein — its product is MADGSRSPPSVSSTYPRERPVVSGLGLSASPGSARSLSAGTAAAAEVAVPEQGWNRPGLSRKDMWRRRRALRRQQGAGGQTGADSPTSSERRHIPPDLYGLCFRCFQDGHRRQDYNNDPLCIRCGYVGHVSSQCTLSRSPMSEEELRRAVIAKVARRQPAPRRSPPLGERLMEPRQSALPTRISPVAPSFPHEVAGAAFLEVPAEVCIVQRSVGMDDLERRLQLAVVAYVGGSRPPTSCAVAAEAISAQLGIPRHKFSVHKFHPEDYLVVFAAHEFRNRALAVPFVEHQGVKIFFRPWLRQAQATSRLMRVQVDLMIEGIPSHAWSWDTTAELLGSSCHIDELAPETESREDLSLFKLRAWCVDPDEVPVFRRFWVPEPPELVLDPAARRIRHRQLLEYPAFIHIGKLWDFNSPDNWRRAGSDGDSGQSGLPDSADGSFSGGEWTVHQRGRVVSAMTVVLAREARGRRRAAAQAADPTGRCW
- the LOC109778687 gene encoding uncharacterized protein isoform X2; translated protein: MDHGGGGRGMAGYEAAAAAASTNQKTESFGGCSNSVKKIYPIDSPIKKRKSQYDLSDTRLSSLKYKFQDRRTSQEDETARTESLGGDDIFINKNCNVDMANVYKELDSCENTQSLLGGCIEVDSINGIESRSMRKRASASSSSSNNISSDTYSSFHSYGTKETDSWVRPHLEHDGSGLLLQAYDDDIEKICNVMNELAGGGVDGSADRIMDETLYSNGIDDFMILPASKNGEKKKKLTIDQEFEQYFSKLML